Proteins encoded within one genomic window of Nitrospira sp.:
- a CDS encoding heavy metal translocating P-type ATPase: protein MKQNHDRGFAGPWWRYPVLRNALMAGALAGVGFALAHLGVVSEQTEALFYFVAIPLGGYHWGWEALEALLQERVIGIDFLMLAATVGSGILGLWDEAAFLVFLYGSAEGLEEYTYARTRSAIRALLDLAPKEAHVLRNGQEVTIPAEILRVGDRFLARPGETIPTDGVIRVGSSSLDEAAVTGESIPVDKVPGMKVFAGTLNQQGLLEIEATASFQDNTLAKIIHLVEAAQERKGQAQQWIERFGRRYSPAVLLVSVGFLLVPWLLGLPLEDWAERAVVLLVAAAPCALVMSTPVATAAAIGWAGKHGILIKGGVHLEHLGRIRVAAFDKTGTLTAGKPVVTDLISLNGSPGELLAVAAGIEHGSEHPLARAVLEKARAEGLALRPMQKFEALTGVGATAVSSDGVRWYVGSPALFEDLGIPLDPVREIVQTQQAQGKTVVLVGTNHKLYGLLILQDRVRDGVKDVIGELRRLGLRAVMLTGDNASTARTVAESLGLDDSLADLKPEDKVEAVKELERRHGPVLMVGDGINDAPALAAATCGVAMGVAGSDAAIEAADVALMADDLAKVPEVLRLGRTARRISWENIAFSLLLLAVLIPLAVSGFLSVALVVLIHELSELLAVANGLRVGWRGAVS from the coding sequence ATGAAGCAAAACCATGACAGAGGCTTCGCGGGTCCATGGTGGCGATACCCGGTTCTGCGCAATGCGCTGATGGCTGGCGCTCTAGCGGGCGTGGGATTTGCGCTGGCTCATCTGGGTGTGGTCTCAGAGCAGACCGAGGCGCTGTTTTATTTTGTGGCCATTCCGCTGGGTGGCTACCACTGGGGCTGGGAAGCCCTTGAGGCGCTGCTCCAGGAACGGGTCATCGGGATCGACTTCCTCATGCTGGCGGCCACCGTCGGGTCCGGCATCCTGGGGCTGTGGGATGAAGCCGCCTTCCTGGTGTTCCTCTACGGGTCGGCCGAGGGCCTGGAAGAATATACCTACGCGCGCACGCGCTCGGCTATTCGGGCGCTCCTGGACCTGGCGCCCAAAGAGGCGCATGTCCTTCGCAACGGCCAGGAAGTCACGATTCCCGCCGAAATACTGCGGGTGGGAGACCGGTTCCTCGCCCGGCCTGGCGAGACCATTCCGACCGACGGCGTGATTCGAGTCGGAAGTTCCAGTCTGGACGAAGCGGCAGTCACTGGTGAATCCATTCCGGTCGATAAGGTCCCCGGCATGAAAGTCTTTGCCGGAACCCTGAACCAGCAAGGCCTCCTGGAGATCGAGGCGACCGCGTCGTTTCAAGACAACACCCTGGCCAAGATTATTCATCTGGTGGAAGCGGCGCAGGAACGCAAGGGGCAAGCTCAGCAATGGATCGAGCGCTTCGGTCGCCGTTACAGCCCCGCCGTGTTGCTGGTGTCGGTCGGGTTTCTCCTTGTGCCGTGGCTTCTTGGTTTGCCACTGGAGGATTGGGCCGAGCGCGCGGTGGTGCTCTTAGTCGCGGCTGCGCCATGTGCGCTGGTGATGTCCACACCCGTCGCGACTGCTGCCGCGATTGGCTGGGCCGGCAAGCATGGCATTCTGATCAAGGGCGGCGTGCATTTGGAGCATCTCGGGAGGATCCGTGTGGCAGCTTTCGATAAGACGGGCACCCTCACTGCCGGCAAGCCGGTTGTCACGGACCTCATCTCTCTCAACGGCTCACCAGGCGAATTGCTCGCGGTCGCGGCCGGCATCGAGCATGGCTCCGAACATCCGCTGGCACGGGCTGTCCTTGAGAAGGCACGGGCTGAAGGGCTTGCTCTAAGACCAATGCAAAAGTTTGAGGCTCTGACCGGTGTGGGAGCTACCGCGGTGTCTTCTGACGGCGTGAGATGGTATGTCGGCAGTCCGGCGCTGTTCGAAGATCTCGGGATCCCATTGGATCCCGTTCGGGAGATAGTGCAGACACAGCAAGCCCAAGGAAAAACTGTCGTCCTCGTTGGGACGAATCACAAGCTGTACGGCCTCCTCATCTTGCAGGACCGTGTCCGCGACGGCGTGAAGGACGTCATCGGTGAACTTCGTCGCTTGGGGCTCCGCGCGGTCATGCTGACCGGAGATAACGCGAGCACGGCCCGAACTGTGGCTGAGAGCCTCGGCCTCGATGACAGCCTGGCGGATCTCAAGCCGGAGGACAAGGTTGAAGCGGTCAAGGAGTTGGAACGTCGCCACGGACCGGTTCTGATGGTCGGCGATGGGATTAATGATGCGCCGGCTCTGGCAGCTGCTACGTGTGGCGTGGCCATGGGGGTAGCGGGAAGCGATGCGGCGATCGAGGCGGCAGATGTGGCACTGATGGCCGATGATCTGGCGAAGGTGCCGGAGGTGCTCCGACTGGGACGGACAGCGAGGCGAATAAGTTGGGAGAATATCGCCTTTTCTCTCCTGCTTCTTGCGGTGCTTATTCCGCTGGCAGTTAGCGGTTTCCTCAGCGTCGCTCTGGTGGTTCTCATCCATGAGCTGAGCGAGCTCTTGGCCGTGGCGAACGGGTTACGAGTCGGTTGGAGAGGAGCCGTGTCTTAG
- a CDS encoding MFS transporter produces MFTLARFSEAFLVLRAQQGGMFIALVPLVMVAMNLIYTLSAYPFGKLSDTMSHTRLLVWGLIVLIAADIVLAINNHWGVVLLGVVLWGLHMGMTQGLLAAMIAGASPADLRGTAYGFFNLACGLALLIASALAGIVWEQFGARFTFYVGAICAACVIALVAFKEGQPSNVRIHSQ; encoded by the coding sequence GTGTTTACACTGGCACGGTTCAGCGAGGCCTTTCTTGTCCTCCGCGCCCAACAAGGGGGAATGTTCATTGCGCTTGTCCCTCTGGTTATGGTTGCAATGAATCTGATCTATACCTTATCGGCGTACCCGTTCGGCAAGCTCTCCGATACGATGAGCCATACGAGGTTACTCGTATGGGGCCTGATTGTCCTGATTGCCGCAGATATAGTGTTGGCCATCAATAATCATTGGGGTGTTGTGTTATTGGGCGTTGTCTTGTGGGGACTCCATATGGGGATGACGCAAGGCTTGCTGGCGGCCATGATCGCCGGTGCCTCCCCAGCAGATCTGCGTGGGACGGCATACGGCTTCTTCAACCTGGCCTGCGGGTTGGCTTTGCTCATCGCTAGTGCGCTTGCGGGCATCGTCTGGGAACAATTCGGCGCACGGTTCACATTCTATGTGGGGGCAATATGTGCCGCTTGTGTGATCGCACTGGTTGCCTTTAAAGAGGGCCAGCCTTCAAACGTTCGAATCCACTCGCAATAG
- a CDS encoding MFS transporter: protein MADIAPPQLRGAAFGLRQSLDTVGAFVGPLVAVGLMLLWANDFRAVFWVAVIPGLMAVALLVLGAREPVRRQTEAKTNPKFEGIISDDSTPPIGGWWESDRCLHWHGSARPFLSSAPNKGECSLRLSLWLWLQ, encoded by the coding sequence GTGGCGGACATCGCGCCGCCGCAGCTCCGAGGCGCAGCGTTCGGTTTGCGGCAGTCGTTGGATACTGTCGGCGCGTTCGTTGGCCCACTGGTTGCTGTTGGGTTGATGCTCCTCTGGGCCAATGACTTTCGGGCAGTCTTCTGGGTAGCCGTCATCCCAGGGTTGATGGCCGTGGCGCTCCTGGTTTTAGGAGCCCGAGAGCCTGTGCGCCGTCAAACCGAGGCGAAGACAAACCCGAAATTCGAAGGGATAATCTCCGACGACTCGACTCCTCCTATTGGTGGGTGGTGGGAATCGGATCGGTGTTTACACTGGCACGGTTCAGCGAGGCCTTTCTTGTCCTCCGCGCCCAACAAGGGGGAATGTTCATTGCGCTTGTCCCTCTGGTTATGGTTGCAATGA
- a CDS encoding TonB-dependent receptor: protein MGVLGKTWKQRLALSVVGILALQTIGIQVGLAQDGDPKGNDESVVSMEAVTVEGQRIENIEDVKKEFAKRPASNILIEEKEIVQSRAMNLQDVLQFAPGIRFQSRFGADEGQFQIRGTSLRNNFHHRGINILINGIFFGDADGFSDFESIDLLAYERIEVYKGANALRYGANSLGGAINFVPRTGYNASTLQMRLIAGSFGLISGQVSSGKVTTPFKIGNMDATADYYVSVSGNRQDGYQDHSQQARQRVNANVGLQLGTHQEIRAYFLQANVSESIPGALTNEQLFADPRQVGGQTPGANPAGGNFFACSLNNQVCKYGRYYNLQRIGVAYRNEFATNQFIELIPYYSYQYLDHPIFQTIRQNNHNVGGELRYSNTNPLFGKPNSFVVGVQPRYGDQNQRRFVNVRGSIGAMTQNAFLRTLYMGVYAEDALDITDRFTLVLGGRWDYSTREGNVDNFSPVGPPTQSAASTLANTRRPLRHFDALNPKVGFVYKTTPTSQVYFNASRAYEAPLNLELLSSVNADGSANSGFLNLDAQRAWQFELGYRGTTADKRYSWDLTAYDLEMEKEILASNINNQGTFQNANGTRHVGVEAGGAMVLARGLFVPGSGMNSDSLQVRAAYTWSHFRFTEDVRGGGVGGPNVLIAAAGNTVAGAPEHNLTGELRYDHPRGWWLAPNIEWVMTGIYTDYLNQVKAPSYCIVNFRSGWNVTKNLTLYAEGRNLSDKTYAGAVIVNDSLRRFANPGLGISAFAGAEFRF from the coding sequence ATGGGCGTGCTCGGTAAGACATGGAAACAACGGTTGGCTTTGAGCGTCGTGGGTATTCTGGCACTACAGACTATTGGAATACAGGTTGGTCTGGCCCAGGATGGTGACCCTAAAGGGAATGACGAATCGGTCGTGTCGATGGAGGCGGTAACGGTCGAAGGTCAGCGTATTGAAAATATCGAGGATGTGAAGAAGGAATTCGCCAAACGGCCGGCCAGTAACATTCTCATCGAGGAAAAGGAAATTGTGCAGTCACGGGCCATGAATCTCCAGGATGTGCTGCAATTCGCTCCCGGCATTCGGTTCCAGTCTCGATTCGGAGCGGATGAGGGACAATTCCAGATCCGTGGGACGTCGCTGAGGAACAATTTTCATCATCGTGGCATCAATATCCTGATCAATGGGATCTTTTTCGGGGATGCGGACGGATTTTCCGATTTCGAATCCATCGATCTGCTCGCGTATGAGCGGATCGAAGTCTACAAGGGCGCGAATGCGCTCCGGTATGGTGCCAACTCGCTCGGGGGCGCGATCAATTTTGTTCCCCGGACAGGCTACAACGCCTCAACCCTCCAGATGCGGCTCATCGCTGGCAGCTTCGGATTGATCAGTGGTCAAGTGTCCAGCGGAAAAGTCACCACGCCATTTAAGATTGGGAATATGGACGCGACGGCTGACTACTATGTGAGCGTATCGGGTAACCGTCAGGATGGGTATCAGGATCACAGCCAACAGGCCAGGCAGCGGGTGAATGCCAATGTGGGCTTGCAGCTTGGCACGCATCAAGAGATCCGCGCGTATTTTCTTCAAGCGAACGTGTCCGAATCCATTCCTGGTGCACTCACGAACGAACAATTGTTTGCCGATCCGAGACAAGTAGGGGGACAAACGCCAGGCGCCAATCCCGCCGGGGGAAACTTTTTTGCGTGCTCGCTCAATAATCAGGTCTGTAAATATGGACGGTATTACAACCTCCAGCGGATCGGTGTCGCCTACCGAAACGAGTTTGCGACGAATCAATTCATCGAACTGATTCCCTACTATTCATACCAGTACCTCGACCATCCCATTTTTCAGACGATCCGTCAGAACAATCATAACGTCGGTGGGGAACTTCGCTATTCCAATACCAATCCCCTTTTCGGCAAGCCCAATTCATTTGTCGTCGGCGTGCAGCCGCGCTATGGAGACCAAAATCAGCGGCGTTTCGTGAATGTCCGCGGAAGCATCGGGGCGATGACGCAAAACGCTTTCCTTCGTACCTTGTACATGGGCGTGTACGCCGAGGATGCGCTGGATATCACCGATCGGTTCACGCTGGTCCTGGGCGGACGGTGGGACTACTCGACCCGGGAAGGAAACGTCGATAATTTCTCGCCCGTCGGCCCGCCGACGCAATCGGCCGCGTCCACGCTTGCGAATACACGTCGGCCTCTCAGGCATTTTGATGCGCTCAATCCTAAAGTGGGATTCGTTTACAAGACCACGCCTACATCCCAAGTGTACTTCAACGCGAGCCGGGCGTACGAGGCTCCCCTGAATCTGGAATTGCTGTCCTCGGTCAATGCGGACGGTTCGGCCAATAGTGGATTCCTGAATCTCGACGCGCAACGGGCCTGGCAGTTTGAGCTGGGCTACCGGGGTACGACCGCGGACAAACGTTATAGCTGGGACCTGACGGCGTATGACCTGGAAATGGAAAAAGAAATACTTGCATCCAACATCAACAATCAAGGCACCTTTCAAAACGCGAACGGCACACGCCATGTCGGGGTCGAGGCCGGTGGCGCAATGGTGCTGGCTAGAGGCTTGTTCGTACCCGGGAGCGGAATGAACAGTGACAGCTTGCAGGTGCGTGCGGCTTATACCTGGTCACATTTCAGATTTACGGAGGATGTACGCGGAGGGGGCGTGGGCGGTCCCAATGTGCTCATTGCCGCTGCGGGAAATACAGTCGCCGGTGCGCCCGAACACAATCTTACAGGAGAACTGCGATATGACCATCCACGAGGATGGTGGTTGGCACCCAATATCGAATGGGTGATGACCGGGATTTACACGGATTATCTCAATCAGGTAAAGGCTCCCTCTTATTGCATCGTCAACTTCCGGTCTGGCTGGAATGTGACCAAGAATCTGACGCTGTATGCGGAAGGTCGGAATCTTAGCGACAAAACATATGCGGGTGCCGTCATCGTCAATGATTCACTTAGGCGTTTCGCCAATCCAGGTCTAGGCATCAGCGCATTTGCGGGAGCCGAGTTCCGGTTCTGA
- a CDS encoding SHOCT domain-containing protein gives MHEPMMGFGGLVGYVLMIAFFAVGIVAVVLWVKSWLEQGRPGSPSQESESALEILKKRYARGEISKEEFEEKRNDLL, from the coding sequence ATGCACGAACCAATGATGGGTTTTGGGGGCTTGGTTGGTTATGTGTTGATGATCGCTTTTTTCGCAGTGGGGATAGTCGCAGTCGTCCTGTGGGTCAAGTCATGGTTAGAACAAGGACGGCCTGGCTCACCGTCACAAGAATCGGAATCAGCGTTAGAGATTCTGAAAAAGCGCTATGCCCGTGGAGAGATCAGCAAAGAGGAATTCGAAGAGAAGCGCAACGATCTCCTTTAA
- a CDS encoding YnfA family protein: MSVLSSLGLFVLAGLCEIGGGYLVWLWFREGRPLAYGIVGAAILILYGIIPTFQPAHFGRVYAAYGGMFIVLSLIWGWALDGTRPDRFDIIGGTLCLVGMAVIMYAPRT, encoded by the coding sequence ATGTCTGTCTTGAGTTCATTGGGACTGTTTGTGCTCGCCGGATTGTGCGAGATTGGAGGCGGCTATCTTGTGTGGCTCTGGTTCCGAGAGGGACGACCGCTTGCTTACGGAATTGTGGGAGCGGCTATTCTTATTCTCTACGGCATCATTCCGACCTTTCAACCGGCTCACTTTGGCCGGGTCTATGCCGCCTATGGCGGCATGTTTATCGTCCTGTCGCTCATCTGGGGATGGGCCCTAGATGGCACTCGCCCGGACCGATTCGACATCATTGGAGGAACTCTTTGTCTCGTGGGTATGGCGGTCATCATGTATGCGCCCAGGACATGA